In Castanea sativa cultivar Marrone di Chiusa Pesio chromosome 6, ASM4071231v1, a single window of DNA contains:
- the LOC142638293 gene encoding glucan endo-1,3-beta-glucosidase 11-like yields the protein MKSLRIKSLFSSLVLFVLVSSPTLSSATSLGINYGQLGNNLPQPTDVIPLINSIGATKAKLYDANPQILSAFANTGIEFMVAIGNNLLSSMGDPQQALTWVKSNVQTYLPATKITGIMVGNEVLTLNNTELSNNLVPAMEGVYAALVSLGLDKSINVTTAHSLGIMESTYPPSAGAFQQDYKVYMQAILSFHVQTGSPFYINMYPFFAYTSSPSEVDLNYVLFEPNNGFVDPTTKLLYDNMLFAQIDAVYSAITLLGYKGVSICESETGWPSKGDADEVGATLDNAAKYNSNLIKMVAQNKVTPLGSSLDIYIFALFNENMKPGPTSERNFGLFEPDKMPVYSVRLTDGDTVSSSSVKRYNSLILLFFCIASIAIL from the coding sequence ATGAAGTCCCTTAGAATTAAAtccctcttttcttctttggttctttttgttcttgtttctAGTCCTACTTTGAGTTCTGCAACTTCCCTCGGAATCAACTATGGTCAACTTGGAAACAATCTTCCTCAGCCCACAGATGTTATTCCTCTCATCAACTCCATTGGTGCAACTAAGGCGAAGCTTTATGATGCAAATCCTCAAATTCTTAGTGCATTCGCCAACACCGGCATTGAATTCATGGTTGCAATTGGCAACAATTTATTGTCATCGATGGGTGATCCACAGCAAGCCTTGACTTGGGTGAAATCGAATGTCCAGACGTACTTGCCGGCTACGAAGATTACAGGCATCATGGTAGGTAACGAAGTGTTAACTTTGAACAATACCGAGTTGAGCAACAATCTGGTTCCAGCCATGGAAGGCGTGTATGCTGCACTGGTTTCTTTAGGATTAGACAAGAGTATCAACGTAACTACCGCACACTCTCTCGGCATCATGGAATCTACTTATCCTCCATCTGCTGGAGCCTTTCAACAAGACTATAAGGTATATATGCAAGCAATCTTGAGCTTTCACGTGCAGACAGGCTCACCTTTCTACATCAATATGTACCCCTTTTTTGCATACACGAGTAGCCCAAGTGAAGTTGATCTTAATTATGTTCTTTTTGAGCCAAATAATGGGTTTGTGGATCCAACTACCAAGCTCTTATATGACAACATGTTATTTGCACAAATTGATGCGGTTTATTCTGCAATAACTTTGTTGGGGTATAAGGGGGTCTCAATTTGTGAGTCAGAGACTGGTTGGCCATCGAAGGGAGATGCTGATGAAGTTGGTGCTACACTTGATAATGCAGCCAAGTACAATAGCAATTTGATAAAGATGGTTGCTCAAAACAAAGTGACACCATTGGGGTCAAGTTTAgacatatatatttttgcatTGTTTAACGAAAACATGAAGCCCGGACCGACGTCTGAGAGGAATTTTGGATTGTTTGAACCCGATAAAATGCCAGTGTATTCCGTTCGACTCACTGATGGAGATACTGTTAGTTCTTCTTCTGTTAAAAGATATAATAGTCTTATATTGTTATTCTTCTGCATAGCATCAATTGCAATTCTCTAG